The genomic region AGGGATGCTTTTCGGCTGTTCCGGTGGAGTGCCGCGGGGTCACGGAGCGTGCCCGTGGAGTGCCCTATGTCCAAACCCGGGCCTCGTGGGTCACCATGGCCGGGACGGTCGGCGACGGCATTTCATGGAGGCGTCATGAAGCTGGGCAAGGCACTGGCCACCGGGGTCGCGGAGGAGCAGCCGCAGGTCCGGGACGAGGAGATCGAACTGCACGAGTTCCGGCTGCGGGAGGCTGAAGAGCCCGCGCCCGAAGAGGTTCCGGTCGCCCGATGAGGCTGCGGCTTCCGGCGGAGCGTCCGACGGAGCCGCCGACCGGATACAAGATCGCCCACCCGGTGCTGTCCCAGGACGGCACCCGGGCCGGGTTCACCGGTGTGTCGCTGGGCGGCGCGCTGCCGTACGGGGTGGTGGCCGAGGCGTCGTGTGTGTACGGGCTGCGGCACCGGGCGCCGCATCGGCGCTGCGACTGCGGGTTCCACTGCGTGCATGACCGGAAGGCGGCGGAGGCGTTGCTGTGCACGGCCGAGCACCGGGCGGCCGTGCTGTTGGAGGTCTCCGTTCTCGGGGCCTACATCCGCTTCGAACGAGGGTTTCGGTATGCCCGGCAGCGGGTGCGGGTCATGACCGTCGGGGCGTGTGCGTGCGGCGCCGGGGCCGATGCGCTGGGCGAGGCCGGCTGGGGGCGGCCGGGGTGGCGGGCGTTGGTGCCCTGTTGCGGGGGGTGTCTGCGGGGGCGGCCGTCCTTGTCGCTTGCCGGGTTCGCTCGGTTGGCGGGGGACGGGTTGCGGGTCGTGGCCGCGGGTGCTACGACGCCGGCAGGGCTGCGGAGGGCGGGGGCCGAAGGGGCCGAAGGGTTGGGGGTGCCCGAACTCGTCGCGGAGGCCGCGTTGTTGCAGGCGCGGCTGGACTGGTTTCAGGCTCAGCTGGCGCGGCTCGGTGATCGTGGAGACCGCGGTGGCGGTGGGGTGGTGGCGGGGTAGCCGGGCGGGGAGGGGGGGCCGGGCTGGAGGGGGCGCGAGGCCGGACAGCCGGGGTGGTGGCCGGGCCGGGTTGAAGGGATAGCGGCAGGGTGGGCCGGGTACTCGGGGGTTCCTACTTCGAGAGGAGGCGGAACACCGTGACCGGGACCATCGATCATCGGGCCGTGCACGACGAGCGCCACTCCGTGGGCGAGCTCGTCTCACAGGCCACGGAGCAGCTCTCCCGGCTCGTGCGGCAGGAAGTTGCTCTGGCCAAGGAAGAGCTGGCCGAGAAGGGCCGGCGCGCGGGGCGTGGCGGTGGGCTGCTCGGCGCGGCGGGTGCCGTCGCCTACGCCGGGCTGCTCGCGCTGGCCGGGACGGGGATCGCCGCCCTCTCGCTGGTGCTGCCCGTCTGGGCCGCGGCGCTCATCGTGACGGGGGTGCTGTTCGTGATCGCGGCCGTGCTGGGCGCTGCCGGCCGGGCGCAGTTGCGCCGGGCCACGCCTCCCACGCCTGAGGAGGCCCTCGGCAGTGTCAGGGCGGACGTGGAGGAGATCAGGGAAAGGGCACATCGATGACGGATGCGACGGGTGGGGCCAAGGGGCCCGATGAGCTGCGGCAGCAGATCGAGCGGACCCGTGGTGAACTCGGGGACACGGTGGAAGAGCTGGCGGGGAAGGCCGATGTGAAGGGGCGTGCGCGGGCGCGGGCGGCCGATCTGCGGGACAAGGCCGGGGCGATGACGGTGCAGCTGCGGAGCAGCGCCGCGCAGGCCGGGCATACGGTGCACGACAAGGCGAC from Streptomyces chartreusis NRRL 3882 harbors:
- a CDS encoding phage holin family protein codes for the protein MTGTIDHRAVHDERHSVGELVSQATEQLSRLVRQEVALAKEELAEKGRRAGRGGGLLGAAGAVAYAGLLALAGTGIAALSLVLPVWAAALIVTGVLFVIAAVLGAAGRAQLRRATPPTPEEALGSVRADVEEIRERAHR
- a CDS encoding DUF3618 domain-containing protein encodes the protein MTDATGGAKGPDELRQQIERTRGELGDTVEELAGKADVKGRARARAADLRDKAGAMTVQLRSSAAQAGHTVHDKATHVGPRPVRGVVRAGMRHPRPVLVAGAAAGAAVVAVEVLRRRQQVTHRRHGSLWHR